A window of the Streptomyces sp. Ag109_O5-10 genome harbors these coding sequences:
- a CDS encoding FadR/GntR family transcriptional regulator: MPSESQPATGLFPRRLPASRLGVAVVSELVDLIVTGQLKEGELLPPEGPLSEHFGVSRTVLRESVKRLEEKGLVIVSQGRGTQVRAPGYWNMLDPVVLSALIDNDATLGVLDELTIVRASLESAMAGAVAASRSADGLRRLENALTTMRESESETDSFRQADVVFHYALMEISGNRLAENIAKHLYKRAVESSRYQGIDPPDAVALTLEEHAAIVDAISRKDVAAAQKAMHDHIHVSWERRRLPDHAPRERGRAIDQESE, encoded by the coding sequence ATGCCATCCGAGTCGCAGCCCGCAACCGGTCTGTTCCCGCGACGCCTGCCCGCCAGCCGCTTGGGTGTGGCAGTCGTTTCCGAGCTCGTCGACCTCATCGTGACGGGTCAGCTGAAGGAAGGCGAGTTGCTGCCCCCGGAGGGTCCGCTGAGCGAACACTTCGGCGTGAGTCGTACGGTGCTGCGTGAATCGGTGAAGCGGCTCGAGGAGAAGGGCCTGGTGATCGTTTCCCAGGGGCGCGGCACCCAGGTACGGGCGCCGGGGTACTGGAACATGCTCGACCCGGTGGTGCTGTCCGCGTTGATCGACAACGACGCGACGCTCGGTGTCCTCGACGAGCTGACGATCGTGCGGGCGAGCCTCGAGTCGGCGATGGCGGGCGCGGTGGCCGCTTCTCGCAGCGCAGACGGGTTGAGGAGGCTGGAGAACGCGTTGACCACGATGCGTGAAAGCGAGTCCGAGACGGACTCCTTCCGGCAGGCGGATGTGGTGTTCCACTACGCACTCATGGAGATCTCCGGCAACCGGCTGGCGGAGAACATCGCCAAGCATCTGTACAAGCGCGCCGTGGAGTCCAGCCGCTACCAGGGCATCGATCCGCCTGATGCGGTCGCACTGACGCTGGAGGAACACGCGGCGATCGTCGATGCCATCTCGAGGAAGGACGTCGCCGCGGCCCAGAAGGCGATGCACGATCACATCCACGTCTCGTGGGAGCGTCGTCGGCTGCCCGACCACGCGCCAAGGGAACGTGGTCGGGCGATCGATCAGGAGAGCGAGTAG
- a CDS encoding mandelate racemase/muconate lactonizing enzyme family protein, with product MKITGYRSLNTVHDWGRITGDVNGVQPGHATPVPVLIIETDSGIEGVGLGAHADIARVFPAIEGDDPRSVTALYDSMLDWVFKAGHSGSTFGTVGAVDMALWDIKAKAADEPLWRTLGARERFVPGYASGLEYGLTDEDLAVLYGRFADRGFKAGKLKGGRDLDRDLPRLEIMRDVLSRNSRRPALMFDANESWNHAQAARYVAAIEERMDLTWVEEPLRRWDAAGMASLRGKVRAAIASGENLTGLEQYRPLLDANAVDIVQVGNVWGITHFLRVATLAHAHDLPVSPVAYNANPVAHAAAAVPNLLTFEVQDLHFPLGLDVDQQFDDGGIVLGDRPGIGIVVNESRMSPADAAPPRPAATGPHIRPERAGLRLVAEPDVIDDPTHRGGRTR from the coding sequence ATGAAGATCACCGGGTACCGCAGTCTGAACACCGTTCACGACTGGGGCAGAATCACCGGGGACGTCAACGGTGTCCAGCCGGGCCACGCCACGCCGGTCCCCGTCCTCATCATCGAGACCGACAGCGGAATCGAGGGAGTGGGCCTCGGGGCCCATGCCGACATCGCCCGTGTCTTCCCCGCGATCGAGGGCGACGACCCGCGCTCGGTCACGGCGCTCTACGACAGCATGCTCGACTGGGTGTTCAAGGCCGGTCACTCGGGATCCACCTTCGGCACCGTCGGCGCCGTCGACATGGCCCTGTGGGACATCAAGGCCAAGGCCGCCGACGAGCCGCTCTGGCGGACCCTCGGAGCCCGCGAGCGCTTCGTCCCCGGATACGCGTCCGGTCTCGAGTACGGCCTGACCGACGAGGACCTCGCGGTCCTCTACGGCCGGTTCGCGGACCGCGGGTTCAAGGCCGGCAAGCTGAAGGGCGGCCGCGACCTCGACCGCGACCTGCCCCGGCTGGAGATCATGCGCGACGTCCTGAGCCGCAACTCCCGCCGGCCGGCGCTCATGTTCGACGCCAACGAGTCGTGGAACCACGCCCAGGCGGCCCGGTATGTCGCGGCCATCGAGGAGCGCATGGACCTCACCTGGGTGGAGGAACCGCTGCGCCGATGGGATGCGGCCGGCATGGCCTCGCTGCGCGGAAAGGTGCGCGCGGCGATCGCCAGCGGCGAGAACCTGACCGGACTGGAGCAGTACCGCCCTCTGCTCGACGCCAACGCGGTGGACATCGTGCAGGTCGGCAACGTATGGGGGATCACTCACTTCCTCCGCGTCGCGACGCTCGCCCACGCCCACGACCTGCCGGTGAGCCCCGTGGCGTACAACGCGAACCCGGTGGCGCACGCCGCCGCCGCCGTACCGAACCTGCTGACCTTCGAAGTCCAGGACCTTCACTTCCCCCTCGGTCTCGACGTCGACCAGCAGTTCGACGACGGAGGCATCGTCCTGGGCGATCGCCCGGGCATCGGGATCGTCGTCAACGAGTCCCGGATGTCACCGGCCGACGCCGCTCCACCCCGGCCCGCGGCGACCGGCCCGCACATCCGGCCCGAACGCGCCGGCCTGCGGCTGGTGGCCGAACCCGACGTGATCGACGACCCGACGCACCGCGGAGGCCGAACCCGATGA
- a CDS encoding carbohydrate ABC transporter permease — translation MAALSAARRRPSLSGWSGRSLVGVVLVVFLLFFAIPIVWLLLAVTKSSKSLVVSDPFSLGSWSDLVANWHQLFDFQDGAVTTWIGNSALYAIGALVITLVVSIPAGYALALTEFRLRQALLVLTLVVMLIPNTALVLPIFLELNSVNLIGSPLSVILPMSFFPFGVYLTYIYFSTSIPRDILAAARIDGCSGFQVFTRVALPLAAPVVALVAFFSFVQNWNNFFLPFVMLPSSDGYPIQVGLTSLLASTPAFNPSSAGSDSVQLPTLALGTIVSILPVLVVFLFSQRFLVAGMTAGGTKE, via the coding sequence ATGGCAGCACTCTCCGCCGCACGCCGCCGGCCGAGCCTGAGCGGGTGGAGCGGCCGGTCCCTCGTAGGCGTCGTCCTCGTCGTCTTCCTCCTGTTCTTCGCCATCCCGATCGTCTGGCTGCTGCTCGCGGTCACGAAGTCCTCGAAGTCCCTCGTCGTCTCGGACCCGTTCTCGCTCGGGTCGTGGTCGGACCTCGTCGCCAACTGGCACCAGTTGTTCGACTTCCAGGACGGTGCCGTGACCACCTGGATCGGGAACTCCGCGCTGTACGCGATCGGCGCTCTGGTGATCACGCTCGTCGTGAGCATCCCCGCCGGCTACGCCCTCGCGCTCACGGAGTTCAGGCTTCGGCAGGCGCTGCTGGTGCTGACGCTCGTCGTCATGCTGATCCCCAACACCGCGCTGGTGCTGCCCATCTTCCTCGAACTGAACAGCGTCAACCTGATCGGGAGCCCGCTGTCGGTGATCCTGCCCATGTCGTTCTTCCCGTTCGGCGTCTATCTCACCTACATCTACTTCTCGACCAGCATCCCCCGTGACATCCTCGCCGCCGCGCGCATCGACGGCTGCAGCGGATTCCAGGTCTTCACCCGGGTCGCCCTTCCGCTGGCCGCCCCGGTCGTCGCCCTGGTGGCGTTCTTCAGCTTCGTACAGAACTGGAACAACTTCTTCCTCCCGTTCGTGATGCTGCCTTCGAGCGACGGCTATCCGATCCAGGTCGGGCTCACCTCGCTCCTGGCGTCAACCCCGGCTTTCAATCCCAGCTCCGCGGGATCCGACTCCGTCCAGCTGCCCACCTTGGCACTGGGGACGATCGTGTCGATCCTGCCCGTCCTGGTCGTCTTCCTGTTTTCCCAGCGCTTCCTGGTCGCAGGCATGACAGCTGGAGGAACCAAGGAATGA
- a CDS encoding amidohydrolase, which produces MSAGIDAHVHLWNRAVDPQDWIDPETMGPIARDFGAPDLSGMLDSTGLDGAVVVQSSNSLAESIRLAGLDSPAVAGLVAWVDLAAEVGPQLDRIRENAAVPVVGVRHLVHIDPDPEWMTREEIGAGLTVLEQEGLCFDLVVREWQLPQATRLAARHGGLRFVLDHLGGPPEPGQDRSTWASRLRELARQPNVVAKVSGLTSGLSPGSWRANDLAAPVTIALESFGPGRLLYGSDWPLAELGGGAGAWKSALETLLEGLSPAERARVFGGNAADVYSLS; this is translated from the coding sequence ATGAGTGCGGGCATCGACGCCCATGTGCACCTGTGGAACCGGGCCGTGGACCCGCAGGACTGGATCGACCCGGAGACCATGGGGCCGATCGCCCGCGACTTCGGAGCCCCCGATCTGAGCGGGATGCTGGACTCGACCGGTCTCGACGGTGCCGTGGTGGTGCAGTCGAGCAACAGCCTCGCCGAGAGCATCCGGCTCGCCGGGCTGGACTCGCCGGCCGTCGCCGGCCTGGTCGCGTGGGTCGACCTCGCGGCGGAGGTCGGACCCCAGCTCGACCGGATCCGCGAGAACGCCGCTGTCCCCGTCGTCGGGGTGCGGCATCTGGTCCACATCGACCCGGACCCGGAGTGGATGACGCGCGAGGAGATCGGTGCGGGCCTCACCGTCCTCGAGCAAGAGGGCCTCTGCTTCGACCTCGTCGTGCGTGAGTGGCAGCTCCCGCAGGCGACCCGCCTGGCCGCGCGCCACGGCGGACTCCGCTTCGTGCTCGATCACCTGGGCGGTCCGCCCGAGCCCGGGCAGGACAGGAGCACGTGGGCGTCCCGGCTGCGGGAGCTCGCGCGGCAGCCGAACGTCGTCGCGAAGGTCTCGGGACTCACCTCGGGCCTCTCCCCCGGTTCATGGCGTGCGAACGATCTCGCCGCACCGGTGACGATCGCCCTCGAATCCTTCGGCCCCGGGCGTCTGCTCTACGGCTCCGACTGGCCGCTGGCCGAACTGGGCGGCGGAGCGGGGGCCTGGAAGTCCGCTCTGGAGACGCTGCTGGAGGGGCTCTCCCCCGCGGAACGGGCGCGGGTGTTCGGCGGCAATGCCGCCGACGTCTACTCGCTCTCCTGA
- a CDS encoding ABC transporter substrate-binding protein: MVGIHTGVRSRRRASTVAVACVATALLALAGCGGGGSSVNGAYGFPEVKQEASSTITVWVDADRQAAAKAFQKANPDIKIKVVTYDGSANGSNSFRTKMQLFDRAGSGWPDVVFSSQNNDAAWASQKSGGKQAFAAVLDKGLVPKDTLGNFTEGSLNPCTVDGRLYCLRNDLAQAVLWYNKSLLDKFGYAVPTTWEEYQALGEKVAKEHPGYIVGTAGDAWTPEVFMWGSKCQANDVPGPESLTVKTDSTECRRAASLLDTLRDNGTVPAVSVFTPEFLKKYTGKVLMMPGPAWYAGAIFNNPQSLNVPAGQLGVAAPLPWKGESGAVTGNVGGGTWFVSSHSKNLKAAEKFVQFVTTADEYQVDVAPGYPAYAPAAQKWVAKQEASKYYATPLQPVVTAASQVWDGWGYPMFSQEAIWAKTITPGITGGKSIVDLLPTWQTAIENQAKVNGYKVN; encoded by the coding sequence ATGGTCGGAATCCACACAGGGGTGCGTTCGCGCCGTAGAGCGTCGACCGTCGCCGTGGCGTGCGTCGCGACGGCGCTCCTCGCCCTCGCCGGTTGCGGGGGCGGAGGAAGCTCGGTGAACGGGGCGTATGGCTTTCCCGAGGTCAAGCAGGAGGCCTCCTCGACGATCACCGTCTGGGTGGACGCGGACCGACAGGCTGCCGCGAAGGCGTTCCAGAAGGCGAACCCGGACATCAAGATCAAGGTCGTCACCTACGACGGGTCGGCCAACGGGTCCAACTCCTTCCGGACGAAGATGCAGCTCTTCGACCGCGCCGGCAGCGGCTGGCCCGACGTCGTCTTCTCCAGCCAGAACAACGACGCCGCGTGGGCCAGTCAGAAGAGCGGCGGCAAGCAGGCGTTCGCGGCCGTGCTGGACAAGGGCCTGGTCCCGAAGGACACGCTCGGCAACTTCACCGAAGGCTCGCTCAACCCCTGCACTGTGGACGGCCGCCTGTACTGCCTGCGCAACGACCTCGCCCAGGCGGTGCTCTGGTACAACAAGTCCCTGCTGGACAAGTTCGGATACGCCGTCCCCACCACGTGGGAGGAGTACCAGGCGCTCGGCGAGAAGGTCGCCAAGGAGCACCCCGGCTACATCGTCGGAACGGCCGGCGACGCCTGGACGCCCGAGGTGTTCATGTGGGGAAGCAAGTGCCAGGCCAATGACGTGCCCGGCCCCGAGTCCCTCACCGTGAAGACCGACTCGACCGAGTGCAGGCGGGCGGCCTCGCTGCTCGACACCCTCCGTGACAACGGAACCGTGCCGGCGGTCAGCGTGTTCACCCCCGAGTTCCTGAAGAAGTACACGGGCAAGGTGCTGATGATGCCGGGTCCGGCCTGGTACGCCGGCGCGATCTTCAACAACCCCCAGTCGCTCAACGTGCCGGCCGGCCAGCTCGGCGTCGCCGCGCCGCTGCCGTGGAAGGGCGAGAGCGGGGCGGTGACGGGCAACGTGGGTGGCGGAACCTGGTTCGTCTCCAGCCATTCGAAGAACCTCAAGGCCGCCGAGAAGTTCGTCCAGTTCGTCACCACCGCCGACGAGTACCAGGTTGATGTCGCACCGGGCTACCCGGCCTACGCGCCCGCCGCGCAGAAGTGGGTCGCCAAGCAGGAGGCGAGCAAGTACTACGCCACCCCGCTGCAGCCGGTCGTGACCGCGGCGTCGCAGGTCTGGGACGGCTGGGGTTACCCCATGTTCAGCCAGGAGGCGATCTGGGCGAAGACGATCACCCCGGGGATCACCGGCGGCAAGTCGATCGTGGACCTGCTGCCGACCTGGCAGACGGCCATCGAGAACCAGGCCAAGGTCAACGGATACAAGGTGAACTGA
- a CDS encoding L-rhamnose mutarotase, which produces MTRRPERRAFVVGVRPDKREEYLALHRAVWPSVERKLTECNVRNYSIFIFGDILFAYYEYVGDDHEADMRRIADDPTSQEWWTHTDPCQVRIAEERDPGALWQPVEEVWHLA; this is translated from the coding sequence ATGACCCGTCGACCCGAGCGAAGGGCCTTCGTCGTAGGTGTGCGGCCCGACAAGCGCGAGGAGTACCTGGCGCTGCACCGCGCCGTCTGGCCGAGCGTCGAACGCAAGCTCACCGAGTGCAACGTGCGCAACTACAGCATCTTCATCTTCGGCGACATCCTGTTCGCCTACTACGAGTACGTCGGCGACGACCACGAGGCGGACATGCGGCGGATCGCCGACGACCCCACTTCGCAGGAATGGTGGACGCACACCGACCCGTGCCAGGTGAGGATCGCGGAGGAGCGTGATCCCGGGGCGCTGTGGCAGCCTGTCGAGGAAGTGTGGCACCTCGCATGA
- a CDS encoding S8 family serine peptidase, with the protein MDRRRGRTGLRTGVRAIVGGRRATGGAAALIVVSALLAGAPSSAQAVAAAPAGAGTVRTAAATAGGGDPVARLRQEVRTGSLLDAHGTRSVCPRCAGQIVTEKKGGATPLRASAPVGYGPQDLAKAYGLPAKSKSTATIAIIDAGVDATLASDLATYRAAFGLPACGTASGCLTLKNYTGGKQPAPQKSGPGAALEEDVAVETSLDLDAASAACPTCHLLEISVPWQDGEDDNDVSTGDFAKAVDTAVAAGASAISISYGYTADVTNTSGASLKAFRHKGVAITASTGDSGFNGGIHQAWPSNLPSVTAVGGVTLPADAPATGWWAAGSGCETNFTAATGQPAAVTAACGHHRAAADVSADADPATGLAVYDTYAPSSGEPYDWTVVGGTSASAPYIAGLYARAGHLSAVQGPNTLYQAPASGFTDVTGGTNEDYHQCADYPGTRTSLCTAGPGWDGLTGIGMPHGLGAF; encoded by the coding sequence GTGGATCGTAGAAGAGGAAGAACCGGCCTGCGTACGGGCGTACGCGCGATCGTCGGCGGCCGTCGGGCGACCGGCGGAGCGGCCGCCCTGATCGTGGTCTCCGCCCTGCTGGCCGGAGCGCCGTCCTCCGCGCAGGCCGTGGCCGCGGCACCCGCGGGCGCCGGCACCGTACGGACGGCCGCTGCCACCGCCGGCGGCGGCGATCCGGTCGCACGGCTGCGGCAGGAGGTGCGGACCGGGTCCCTGTTGGACGCGCACGGCACGCGCAGCGTCTGCCCCCGGTGCGCGGGCCAGATCGTCACGGAGAAGAAGGGCGGCGCCACTCCGCTACGCGCGTCCGCGCCCGTCGGTTACGGGCCGCAGGACCTCGCCAAGGCCTACGGCCTGCCCGCCAAGTCGAAGAGCACCGCGACCATCGCGATCATCGACGCGGGCGTCGACGCCACCCTGGCCTCCGACCTGGCCACCTACCGCGCCGCCTTCGGGCTGCCCGCCTGCGGCACGGCGTCCGGCTGCCTGACGCTCAAGAACTACACCGGCGGCAAGCAGCCCGCACCGCAGAAGAGCGGCCCCGGGGCGGCGCTGGAGGAGGACGTCGCCGTCGAGACCTCGCTCGACCTCGACGCCGCCTCCGCGGCCTGCCCCACCTGCCACCTCCTGGAGATCTCCGTGCCCTGGCAGGACGGCGAGGACGACAACGACGTCTCCACCGGCGACTTCGCCAAGGCGGTCGACACGGCCGTGGCCGCCGGCGCCTCGGCGATCAGCATCAGTTACGGCTACACCGCGGACGTGACCAACACCAGCGGCGCCTCTCTCAAGGCGTTCAGGCACAAGGGCGTCGCGATCACCGCCTCCACCGGCGACTCCGGCTTCAACGGCGGTATCCACCAGGCATGGCCGTCCAACCTGCCCTCGGTGACCGCCGTCGGCGGCGTCACCCTGCCCGCCGACGCCCCCGCGACGGGCTGGTGGGCCGCCGGCAGCGGGTGCGAGACGAACTTCACCGCGGCCACCGGCCAGCCCGCCGCGGTCACCGCCGCCTGCGGCCACCACCGCGCGGCCGCCGACGTCTCCGCGGACGCCGACCCGGCGACCGGCCTTGCCGTCTACGACACCTACGCGCCGAGCAGCGGCGAACCCTACGACTGGACCGTCGTCGGCGGCACCAGCGCCTCCGCGCCCTACATAGCGGGTCTGTACGCCCGCGCCGGGCACCTCTCCGCCGTCCAGGGACCCAACACCCTGTACCAGGCCCCGGCGTCCGGCTTCACCGACGTCACCGGCGGCACCAACGAGGACTACCACCAGTGCGCCGACTACCCCGGGACCCGCACCTCGCTGTGCACCGCAGGCCCCGGCTGGGACGGGCTGACCGGAATCGGCATGCCCCACGGTCTCGGCGCGTTCTGA
- a CDS encoding carbohydrate ABC transporter permease — MTLAPPGDRPAVDASGRRRPGRGSGRAAGRASARSPIGYLFVSPYALLTVVFGIAPSLYAVVLAFTNADGGFAGIDNFTMVVEDFRFWPAVFHVTAYLVIWLLGLVVFVVGLALVVHAIGVRWVSTTLRFVYYLPGALAGASSVLLWLFVLDPTASPVSGLLKAMGFESFVQVIQPGHLPAIFAIIAFWTGAGGWILIMYGALNNISTEVIEAARIDGANAVQIALRIQLPMLRKWVAYMGVMSLAAGTQLFVEPQLLSQASNAVVPNDYSLNQLAYQYAFQQNDFNGAAAISLILLVVALLLSWVFVTRGGLFEKE, encoded by the coding sequence ATGACCCTGGCTCCTCCGGGTGACCGGCCGGCCGTTGACGCCTCCGGGCGTCGGCGGCCGGGCCGGGGCAGCGGCCGGGCGGCCGGCCGCGCCTCCGCTCGCAGTCCGATCGGCTATCTCTTCGTCTCGCCCTACGCCTTGCTCACCGTCGTCTTCGGGATCGCGCCGTCGCTCTACGCCGTGGTCCTCGCCTTCACGAACGCCGACGGCGGATTCGCGGGCATCGACAACTTCACCATGGTCGTCGAAGACTTCCGGTTCTGGCCGGCCGTGTTCCACGTGACCGCCTATCTCGTCATCTGGCTCCTCGGCCTGGTCGTGTTCGTCGTCGGCCTGGCGCTGGTGGTCCACGCCATCGGCGTGCGGTGGGTGAGCACGACGCTGCGCTTCGTCTACTACCTGCCCGGCGCGCTCGCGGGCGCGTCCAGCGTCCTGTTGTGGCTCTTCGTCCTCGACCCGACCGCGAGCCCGGTCAGCGGTCTGCTCAAGGCGATGGGGTTCGAGAGCTTCGTGCAGGTGATCCAGCCCGGCCACCTTCCGGCGATCTTCGCGATCATCGCCTTCTGGACCGGAGCAGGCGGATGGATCCTCATCATGTACGGCGCCCTCAACAACATCAGCACCGAGGTGATCGAGGCCGCCCGCATCGACGGTGCGAACGCCGTCCAGATCGCGCTGCGGATCCAGCTTCCGATGCTGCGCAAGTGGGTCGCGTACATGGGCGTCATGTCGCTCGCGGCAGGCACCCAGCTGTTCGTCGAGCCGCAGTTGCTCAGCCAGGCCAGCAACGCGGTGGTGCCCAACGACTACTCGCTCAACCAGCTGGCCTACCAGTACGCCTTCCAGCAGAACGACTTCAACGGCGCGGCCGCGATCTCGCTGATCCTGCTGGTCGTAGCACTCCTGCTGTCCTGGGTGTTCGTGACCCGCGGCGGCCTGTTCGAGAAGGAATGA
- a CDS encoding TetR/AcrR family transcriptional regulator, with product MTMRTVDWTALRPHDEMPAAEGLRERKKRLLRRQLSDTATEMFMERGFDAVRVAEIAEACGVSEKTVFNYFPTKESLVLDLGEVTMASLRAILADPDLSPVDATLKILSSELANITSWLSSQNDPAEAKAMLLRFGTLMGSTPSLRAYQRDTADKQVAVAAEVLAQRTGMSPDDPESQIAATALLALWPIQFRALRKHLNRTQTFEELHDAVSADVQRAARLIDIGLNSLETRPAQSEIQTSGPGAP from the coding sequence ATGACCATGCGCACCGTGGATTGGACGGCCCTGCGCCCGCATGACGAGATGCCCGCCGCCGAGGGGCTACGGGAGCGCAAGAAACGGCTTCTTCGACGGCAGTTGTCCGACACAGCCACCGAGATGTTCATGGAGAGGGGCTTCGACGCGGTACGGGTCGCCGAGATCGCAGAAGCCTGCGGGGTCTCGGAGAAGACGGTGTTCAACTACTTCCCGACCAAGGAATCCCTCGTCCTCGATCTGGGCGAGGTCACCATGGCCTCGCTGAGAGCCATCCTGGCCGACCCGGACCTGTCGCCGGTCGACGCGACGTTGAAGATCCTCTCCAGCGAGCTGGCCAACATCACGTCATGGCTGAGCTCTCAGAACGACCCGGCCGAGGCCAAGGCCATGCTTCTGCGCTTCGGCACGCTGATGGGATCCACACCGTCTCTGCGGGCCTATCAGCGCGACACCGCCGACAAGCAAGTCGCCGTAGCTGCCGAAGTCTTGGCCCAGCGAACCGGGATGAGCCCGGACGACCCCGAATCGCAGATCGCCGCAACCGCCCTGCTCGCTCTGTGGCCCATCCAGTTCCGGGCGCTGCGCAAGCACCTGAACCGCACCCAGACCTTCGAAGAACTGCACGACGCCGTGAGTGCCGACGTCCAACGCGCAGCCCGACTCATCGACATCGGACTCAACTCGCTGGAGACCCGGCCGGCGCAGTCAGAGATCCAGACGTCAGGCCCCGGGGCGCCGTAA
- a CDS encoding SRPBCC domain-containing protein codes for MSAIHIVRDYPHPPEKVWRAVTDPELIPRWTATGAGARPAGFATTVGTTFKFIANPKPGWSGVVLCEVLEVREPSLLRYSWQDESGGEVTEVAYRLTPHGSGTRFAYDHTGFTGAGGYFMARILGAVRTKMLTKGLPAVLNDLDDQGNLRRQIPLDPKRP; via the coding sequence ATGAGCGCCATCCACATCGTCCGCGACTACCCGCATCCACCGGAGAAGGTCTGGCGCGCGGTCACCGATCCGGAGCTGATTCCGCGGTGGACGGCCACCGGCGCCGGCGCTCGGCCAGCGGGCTTCGCCACCACGGTCGGCACCACATTCAAGTTCATCGCGAACCCCAAGCCGGGCTGGAGCGGCGTCGTACTGTGCGAGGTGCTGGAGGTACGCGAGCCTTCGCTGCTGCGCTACTCGTGGCAGGACGAAAGCGGTGGCGAGGTCACTGAGGTCGCTTACCGACTCACACCGCACGGCAGCGGAACGCGCTTCGCGTACGACCACACCGGCTTCACCGGCGCCGGAGGCTACTTCATGGCCAGGATCCTTGGCGCCGTCCGCACGAAGATGCTCACCAAGGGACTGCCTGCGGTGCTGAACGACCTCGACGACCAAGGCAACCTGCGCCGGCAAATCCCCTTGGATCCCAAGCGGCCCTGA
- a CDS encoding MFS transporter: protein MPLLRPLAASFAVSDALAGLLPMITMVGYAAGLLLVVPALERTGLHRLMSWLNASRLIALALAASATDYPMFAAASVLLGATSVLAQILMPAAASLAPREAVGRTTARITAGLFGGIVGARVIAGALDGLLGWRSVYVLSALMTLVVHLALRGLPEPAVRHGLGYRALLASLLPLLRGQRGLRWAALTAAAGFAGFNVFWTAVTLYVTGPAHRWSTTSAGLLGLVGVVGTATVLAIGRFLDGRMRRRLAVGAAGTMALGLLIAGLWRLSAGALIVGALLLDSGARVSNVANQTHALTQHPEARARLNTLYMTAYFAAGSLGSAAGALARAFTPALTELLEDPLYSQVWADPALSPRDRSIATVAAVVALYRPDELPAQLRRAVDNGVTQAELAALITHIAFYADFPAAISASAIAARTLRD from the coding sequence ATGCCGCTCCTGCGGCCACTGGCCGCCTCCTTCGCTGTTTCCGATGCGCTCGCCGGACTGCTGCCGATGATCACCATGGTCGGCTACGCAGCCGGGCTGCTGCTGGTGGTGCCCGCTCTGGAAAGGACCGGGCTGCACCGGCTGATGAGCTGGTTGAACGCGAGCAGGTTGATCGCCCTCGCGCTCGCGGCCTCCGCCACCGATTACCCGATGTTCGCGGCGGCATCGGTGCTGCTGGGAGCAACGAGCGTGCTGGCGCAGATTCTCATGCCGGCCGCAGCGTCGCTGGCGCCGCGGGAGGCCGTGGGGCGTACCACGGCACGCATCACGGCCGGCCTCTTCGGCGGCATCGTGGGTGCCCGAGTCATCGCCGGGGCGCTCGACGGTCTCCTCGGCTGGCGGTCGGTGTATGTGCTGTCAGCGCTGATGACGCTGGTCGTGCACCTTGCGCTGCGAGGGTTGCCCGAACCGGCCGTGCGCCACGGGCTGGGTTACCGGGCCCTGCTGGCTTCGCTTCTTCCGCTCCTGCGAGGTCAGCGTGGCCTGCGCTGGGCGGCGCTGACCGCGGCTGCCGGATTCGCCGGCTTCAACGTCTTCTGGACCGCGGTGACGCTGTACGTGACCGGCCCGGCGCACCGCTGGTCGACCACCAGTGCCGGACTGCTGGGCTTGGTCGGTGTCGTCGGCACCGCCACGGTTTTGGCCATCGGCCGGTTCCTCGACGGCCGTATGCGGCGACGCCTGGCGGTGGGAGCCGCGGGGACGATGGCTCTCGGCCTCCTCATCGCCGGTCTGTGGCGTCTGTCGGCCGGCGCGCTCATCGTCGGGGCACTGCTGCTGGACTCCGGTGCCCGCGTGAGCAACGTCGCCAATCAAACCCACGCCCTCACACAGCATCCCGAGGCACGGGCCCGCCTCAACACTCTCTACATGACGGCGTACTTCGCGGCCGGGTCGCTAGGTTCCGCGGCAGGGGCACTGGCCCGTGCTTTCACCCCGGCCCTGACCGAGTTGTTGGAGGACCCGCTGTACAGCCAGGTGTGGGCGGATCCCGCGCTCAGTCCCCGGGACCGGAGCATCGCCACCGTGGCCGCGGTCGTGGCGCTCTACCGCCCCGACGAGCTGCCCGCGCAACTGCGGCGGGCCGTCGACAATGGCGTGACACAGGCCGAACTGGCGGCGCTCATCACCCACATCGCGTTCTACGCCGACTTCCCGGCAGCCATCAGCGCCTCGGCCATCGCAGCCCGCACGCTGCGGGACTGA